A single window of Triplophysa rosa linkage group LG2, Trosa_1v2, whole genome shotgun sequence DNA harbors:
- the si:ch211-284e13.5 gene encoding zinc finger protein 776 → MEVQCNPAVITEVSLSFRDELTSTLQNALGVAVDIAVVEISKLLDRALRDVQEKIQEALRDNHALKYRLQTAEIQLSTVRARLDQQPQGLEDFPNGNTSQPAIYLPRAERGHRQFKTLHVVRSSPITLHETELSLDSEHNYEVCGSKETSLLKKESDCAVTHGGLGAQTLNSNTREESTQHRLDETTDKNEVYPKMLDPNMSKDFQACPGTSTGELSDGSSFEVSVKMEKDEGYGDPIPVSVPGEEEEPNSDSLSLAQSQLLQDWRPQPLYLEDCQSNQPCQSTGLPLDQDFLSSSTSSQHDHFPKLHRNPESHQYPSDRSLYHCSLCGRGFNRKHHLKIHQRIHTGERPYACSVCSARFRHALTLTRHFRIHTGEKPYACGQCGKTFRNGGGLKFHQCSITTTV, encoded by the exons ATGGAGGTGCAATGCAACCCCGCTGTGATCACTGAGGTATCGTTGTCGTTTCGAGATGAACTGACATCAACCCTACAAAACGCGCTCGGTGTTGCTGTGGATATCGCAGTTGTTGAAATCTCCAAACTGCTCGACAGAGCGCTCAGGGACGTTCAGGAGAAGATTCAAGAAGCTCTGCGAGACAACCATGCGCTCAAATATCGGCTACAAACAGCCGAGATCCAACTGTCTACTGTGCGTGCGCGTCTGGATCAACAACCACAAGGGCTTGAAGATTTTCCAAACGGTAATACCAGCCAGCCAGCGATATATTTACCCAGGGCTGAGCGGGGGCATCGACAGTTTAAAACCCTTCATGTCGTGCGTTCGAGCCCAATAACGTTACATGAAACTGAACTCAGTCTGGACTCTGAACACAATTACGAGGTATGTGGATCAAAGGAAACAAGTTTATTAAAGAAAGAATCAGACTGTGCGGTCACACATGGAGGTTTGGGAGCCCAAACGTTAAACTCAAACACACGAGAAGAAAGCACCCAACATAGATTAGATGAGACAACTG ACAAGAATGAAGTATATCCAAAAATGTTGGATCCCAACATGTCCAAAGATTTCCAGGCCTGTCCTGGGACAAGTACAGGTGAGCTCAGTGATGGTTCATCCTTTGAAGTGTCTGTAAAGATGGAGAAAGATGAGGGCTATGGTGACCCAATCCCTGTGTCTGTCCctggagaggaggaggagcctAACTCTGACAGCCTCTCTCTGGCTCAGTCTCAATTGCTTCAAGACTGGAGACCTCAGCCATTGTATCTAGAGGACTGCCAGTCAAACCAGCCCTGCCAGTCCACCGGCCTTCCTCTGG ACCAAGATTTTTTGTCATCCTCGACCTCAAGCCAACATGATCACTTCCCCAAACTCCACAGGAACCCTGAAAGCCATCAGTATCCATCCGACCGAAGCTTGTATCATTGCAGCTTATGTGGTCGAGGTTTCAACCGTAAGCACCATCTTAAAATCCACCAGAGGATCCATACAGGAGAGAGGCCGTACGCCTGCTCTGTCTGCAGTGCACGTTTCCGTCACGCGTTGACACTCACACGCCACTTCCGCATCCACACAGGTGAAAAACCTTATGCTTGTGGACAGTGTGGAAAAACTTTTCGAAACGGGGGTGGACTAAAGTTCCATCAGTGTTCTATCACAACAACTGTATGA
- the si:ch211-284e13.4 gene encoding insulin receptor substrate 1-B, whose protein sequence is MENQAAMEQQSYEDVRKSGYLRKQKSMHRRFFVLRAASEQGPARLEYYENEKKFRSKSPVPKKAVNLDSCFNINKRADSKNKYMIVLYTRGESFAIAADTEDVQNEWYQAMLDLQCKCKTPDDCGSGGDCGLPSPGPAFKEVWQVKVWPKGLGQARNLVGIYRLCLTDKTVNFVKLNSDVAAVVLQLMNVRRCGHSENFFFIEVGRSAMTGPGEFWMQVEDSVVAQNMHETLLEAMKALSEEFRQRSKSQTVGVSCGGGTASNPISVPSRRHHPNLPPSQVGFSRRARTETPGVPHSTNTSPTPRQGFSRSRTASIGARTEDGGGRATALSTSPSLNGSSCSTTPTLRPKPTRAPTPAKITLSLARYTPNPAPSPAPSLSSSSGHGSECGLSGAPFGTVPICTYARIPQRVSMSGSPSDYGSSDEYGSSPGEHSLLAAGIPAALVEGGASYILMGHREGSHKRAHGRRVFRRSSNRECEAERRLLSKRASLPPTIAQEHLVPRRREEEDEENYAVMSHSASRESFTSRRGSGSSATTSLVQETSADKGVSTKGGPEDSSIDSGYMSMLPGVTAPASLSFSVSGSDAASKGGDEYMAMTPNNSVSPPQHIRLPISEGYMMMSPNSSCSPDLHGMSGCIWGSRGSMESRAGSDYMNMSPISARSACSTPPSHPEQQPLQPKMVYSYFSLPRSYKHTALSTRFEEDLDKVCIGRGEARRKTVHSGYPCGGDTPVGSGGGGQLSLSSSSFSSSSASSESLEDRSLSVSVGGIGQASRLVTGYRVGGPHPKVPTQHHHQQRCGPGIQKQGHLQKRKDKSFFVDMSKANTLPRVRETLLPTATQSPGEYVSIVYQGERGGHNNERNTADPGNSIAQGNQAYHRSQSCKGATANLPRSFSALLSTSISLSSEYVNMDLGNSYSSLTPLSSFKPAQKVREDLTRASKIEQKVEIGLRKSNVTSSEDVAAAPFTDYTEMKFGLAADNTSKSPKHGQTPQPSSMEQERNMNFSSPKAFSNVDQGARVVRAESSARRRHRSETFMAPSTLPLSPSTSPSFPETPHGAPPRQQGLESNLRASGRPTSPQCPSPGAAALPGTQSSPLSLEQGLNYIDLDLVSRENSQTSGDGPSGLHSFFSPVVGGGLSGGLGGAGGNTTSSINTYASIDFIKSEEMRVHQNSRKDSKDC, encoded by the exons ATGGAGAACCAGGCGGCGATGGAGCAGCAGAGCTATGAGGACGTTCGGAAGAGCGGTTATCTCCGCAAGCAGAAATCTATGCACCGGCGCTTTTTCGTTCTCCGGGCTGCCTCGGAGCAGGGCCCGGCCAGACTCGAATATTATGAAAACGAGAAGAAATTCCGAAGCAAGTCACCGGTCCCAAAGAAAGCGGTGAACCTGGACTCTTGCTTCAACATCAACAAACGGGCAGATTCAAAGAACAAGTACATGATAGTGTTGTATACCCGCGGGGAGAGCTTTGCCATAGCCGCAGACACCGAGGACGTCCAAAATGAATGGTACCAGGCCATGCTGGATCTACAGTGTAAAT GTAAAACTCCTGATGACTGTGGCAGTGGAGGAGACTGTGGACTGCCTTCCCCAGGCCCTGCTTTTAAGGAGGTCTGGCAGGTTAAAGTGTGGCCCAAAGGTTTGGGCCAAGCTAGAAATCTAGTTGGTATCTACCGACTTTGCTTGACAGACAAAACAGTAAACTTTGTCAAGCTGAACTCTGATGTTGCAGCTGTGGTCCTCCAGCTAATGAATGTGCGACGCTGCGGCCACTCAGAGAACTTCTTTTTCATTGAAGTGGGTCGTTCGGCAATGACGGGGCCTGGAGAATTCTGGATGCAAGTTGAGGACTCAGTGGTAGCACAGAACATGCATGAGACCCTGCTTGAGGCCATGAAGGCTCTGAGCGAAGAGTTCCGTCAAAGAAGCAAATCCCAAACTGTTGGTGTTAGTTGTGGTGGAGGAACTGCCTCTAACCCTATCAGTGTACCATCTAGGCGGCACCATCCAAATCTGCCGCCCTCCCAGGTTGGTTTTTCCAGACGTGCTAGAACAGAAACCCCTGGCGTACCTCATAGCACCAACACCTCTCCAACTCCACGGCAAGGATTTTCCAGGTCACGGACAGCCAGTATTGGGGCTCGAACAGAGGATGGAGGGGGCAGAGCAACAGCACTCAGCACAAGCCCGAGTCTCAATGGGTCATCCTGCTCAACTACTCCAACCCTGCGACCTAAACCCACACGAGCACCCACTCCAGCCAAAATAACCCTAAGCCTTGCACGGTACACGCCTAACCCTGCACCTTCTCCCGCCCCCAGCCTGTCTTCTAGCTCTGGCCATGGATCAGAATGTGGGTTGAGTGGAGCTCCCTTTGGAACAGTGCCAATCTGCACCTATGCTAGAATCCCTCAGAGAGTGTCCATGTCAGGATCACCCAGTGATTATGGTTCTTCTGATGAATATGGCTCCAGTCCTGGAGAACACTCCTTACTGGCTGCTGGAATTCCTGCTGCCCTTGTTGAAGGTGGCGCTAGTTATATCCTGATGGGACATCGAGAAGGTTCTCACAAACGTGCTCATGGACGCAGAGTTTTTCGTCGATCATCTAATCGTGAATGTGAGGCTGAGCGCAGGCTGCTTAGCAAGCGTGCTTCCTTACCCCCTACTATTGCCCAGGAGCACTTGGTCCCTCGCCGCCGAGAAGAGGAGGATGAAGAAAACTATGCAGTGATGTCACACAGTGCAAGTAGAGAGTCTTTCACGTCACGCCGGGGCTCAGGGAGTTCAGCTACAACATCTTTAGTGCAGGAAACTTCAGCAGATAAAGGTGTTAGTACTAAAGGGGGTCCTGAGGACTCCTCAATTGACAGTGGCTACATGTCTATGTTACCAGGTGTTACGGCTCCTGCTTCATTGTCATTTTCTGTCTCGGGTTCAGATGCAGCATCAAAGGGTGGAGATGAATACATGGCCATGACCCCCAACAACAGTGTTTCACCCCCTCAGCACATCCGTCTACCCATCAGTGAAGGATATATGATGATGTCTCCTAACAGTAGTTGTTCACCTGATTTACATGGCATGAGTGGGTGCATTTGGGGTAGCAGGGGCAGCATGGAGAGTCGGGCGGGCAGTGACTATATGAACATGTCACCTATAAGTGCCAGGTCAGCTTGCAGTACACCTCCATCACACCCAGAGCAGCAACCACTGCAGCCAAAGATGGTCTATTCCTATTTTTCTCTGCCACGTTCATACAAACACACCGCCCTTTCGACCCGTTTTGAAGAAGATTTGGACAAGGTTTGTATTGGTAGAGGGGAAGCTAGACGAAAGACTGTACATAGTGGTTACCCTTGTGGAGGAGACACGCCTGTGGGCTCAGGTGGTGGTGGCCAACTTTCTCTGTCctcatcttcattttcctctAGTTCAGCTAGCAGCGAAAGCCTTGAAGATAGGTCTTTATCTGTGTCTGTAGGTGGCATAGGACAAGCAAGTAGGTTGGTCACAGGATACAGGGTAGGAGGACCTCATCCCAAGGTCCCAACCCAGCACCATCACCAGCAGAGATGTGGACCAGGTATTCAGAAACAGGGTCActtgcaaaaaagaaaagacaagTCCTTTTTCGTGGATATGTCCAAAGCTAACACGCTGCCGAGAGTCAGGGAGACTTTGCTGCCAACTGCAACCCAGAGCCCTGGAGAGTATGTGAGCATTGTTTACCAGGGTGAGCGAGGAGGCCATAACAATGAAAGAAATACAGCTGACCCAGGAAACTCCATTGCACAAGGAAATCAAGCTTATCACCGATCGCAGTCATGTAAGGGTGCAACTGCCAACCTTCCTCGAAGCTTCTCAGCACTCCTCTCCACCTCCATTTCTCTATCCTCTGAATATGTGAACATGGACTTAGGTAACTCCTATTCTTCTCTCACTCCCCTCTCTTCATTCAAACCAGCCCAAAAAGTCAGAGAGGATCTCACAAGAGCTTCTAAAATAGAACAAAAAGTAGAAATAGGACTCAGGAAGAGCAATGTAACCTCATCTGAAGATGTGGCTGCTGCTCCTTTCACAGACTATACTGAGATGAAATTTGGATTGGCTGCAGATAACACATCAAAGTCTCCAAAACACGGCCAAACGCCTCAGCCCTCCTCCATGGAACAGGAACGTAACATGAATTTCTCCTCACCCAAGGCGTTTTCAAATGTGGATCAGGGAGCTCGAGTTGTCAGGGCAGAATCATCAGCAAGAAGAAGGCACCGCTCAGAGACATTTATGGCCCCTTCAACTCTTCCCCTCTCGCCCTCTACTTCCCCTTCTTTTCCTGAAACACCACATGGTGCTCCCCCTCGACAACAGGGACTAGAGAGTAATCTTCGAGCCAGTGGTCGGCCAACCTCTCCACAGTGTCCCAGCCCTGGAGCAGCAGCTCTACCTGGTACCCAGAGTTCGCCCTTATCCCTGGAGCAAGGCCTAAACTACATTGATTTAGACTTGGTCAGTAGGGAGAACTCTCAAACCAGTGGAGATGGACCCTCTGGCCTTCACTCATTTTTCTCTCCCGTGGTAGGAGGAGGGTTGTCCGGGGGATTGGGTGGAGCAGGAGGAAACACCACCTCCAGCATTAACACGTATGCCAGCATTGATTTTATCAAGTCAGAAGAAATGAGAGTCCACCAAAACAGCAGGAAGGATAGTAAAG ATTGTTAA